Proteins found in one Parasteatoda tepidariorum isolate YZ-2023 chromosome 7, CAS_Ptep_4.0, whole genome shotgun sequence genomic segment:
- the LOC107451265 gene encoding uncharacterized protein — protein sequence MVCVALSGCLRTTLTAALESLLGFLPLNLRIEVEAQKGIKRLMHLGLWKEYSKHLSWGHLVSQVVDIPSFNMPSEEWFNSPWWLKGKCLIWYTDGSKIGAKSRAGICCSNDGTKLHFPLGNYATVFQAEVYAIILYCKICLDKGYQNTTIRICSDSQAALLSLSRCKFTSLLVWECFTVLCDLSTHNKVSLHWVPGHMGIGGNELADEEARAGSNAIFWGPEPALGIPPTSFRASIFKLYG from the exons ATGGTCTGTGTAGCCCTGTCAGGTTGTCTTAGGACCACTCTTACAGCTGCTCTAGAGAGCTTACTTGGGTTTCTTCCATTGAATCTACGCATTGAAGTTGAAGCTCAGAAAGGCATAAAGCGTCTTATGCACCTTGGCCTATGGAAAGAGTATTCCAAACACTTGTCATGGGGACATCTTGTCTCACAAGTGGTGGATATACCCTCTTTTAACATGCCTAGTG AAGAATGGTTTAATTCTCCTTGGTGGCTTAAAGGCAAATGTCTAATATGGTACACTGATGGCTCAAAGATTGGTGCTAAATCAAGAGCAGGGATCTGTTGCTCCAATGATGGTACCAAACTTCACTTTCCTTTGGGAAACTATGCCACTGTTTTTCAGGCTGAGGTCTATGCCATTATCTTGTACTGTAAGATATGCTTAGACAAGGGATATCAAAATACGACCATACGCATCTGTTCTGACAGTCAGGCTGCTCTCCTATCACTGTCAAGGTGTAAATTCACCTCTTTGTTAGTGTGGGAATGCTTCACGGTCCTCTGTGACTTATCCACTCATAACAAGGTATCCCTGCATTGGGTACCTGGACATATGGGAATCGGTGGAAATGAGCTAGCTGATGAAGAGGCACGAGCTGGCTCTAATGCAATTTTCTGGGGCCCTGAACCTGCACTGGGAATTCCTCCCACCTCATTTAGGGCGTCCATTTTCAAGCTCTATGGTTAA